In Mustela lutreola isolate mMusLut2 chromosome 4, mMusLut2.pri, whole genome shotgun sequence, the genomic stretch GCATTCCGAAGCATATAGCCCAAATGGGAAAGTTCTCTTCCATAATGGAGATCTTATGTAGGACCAAGATATTCCAGCTTTGAAGTTGCCTTTTAATTCTTCTGAGGTACACAGTAAGGGAGGCATTGTAGATGGGTCTCAGGCATTTGAGAGACTCTGTGCATACAATGCAAGGGAAGGTTCCTTCTATCAAATGGTAAACCACAGTGGGTGTCAGAGAACATTCATAGTGGAGAAACTGTGAATCTACTCTATAGATTCTGTATCTATAGACAGGAAAAATCTCTAGAAATTGGTTCTTAGCGAGTGTGCCTTAGACATTACTGAATTTGGAAATTTCTCCCCAGGAATGAAGAACTCACAAAACACCAGCAAACTCAAGCCAGAGAGAAAATCCATAAATGTAACGAATGTGGAAAGTCCTTCTGCCAGAAGTCTATCCTCGTAATACATCAGCATATTCATTCAAAGGACAAACCCAGGGAATGCGGGGAATCTGGCTCTAGAAATGGAGACCGCACAGTACAACAGAAAACTCCCACCAGAGAGAAAACCTATGAATGTAAAGAGTGTAAAAAAACTTTCTATCACCTGTCATCTCTTAGTAGACATTTGAGGACTCATGCAGGGGAGAAACCCTACGAATGTAATCAGTGTGAGAAATCCTTCTACCAGAAGCCACACCTTGTAGAacatcagaaaacacacacaggagagaaaccctttgagtgtaatgaatgtgggaagtTCTTCTATGTTAAGGCATACCTCATGGTacatcagaaaacacacacaggggagaaaccgtatgaatgtaaggaatgtagGAAATCCTTTTCCCAGAAATCACACCTCACAGTACATCAGAGAACACATACGGgggagaaaccttacaaatgtaaggaatgtgggaaattCTTTTCTAGAAATTCACATCTCAAAACTcatcagagaactcacacaggagagaaaccctatggatgtaaggaatgtgggaaatgCTTCTACCAAAAGTCAGCCCTCACAGTACATCAGCGAACTCACACAGGGGAGAAACCCTTTGAATGTAATAAATGTGGAAAAAACTTTTACTATAAATCAGACCTCACGAAACATCAGAGAAAACACACAGGGGAGAAGCCCTACGAATGTCATGAATGTGGTAAATCTTTCTCCGTGAATTCAGTCCTCAGATTACATCAAAGGAcgcacacaggagagaaaccctatgaatgtaaggaatgtgggaaatccTTCTCTCAGAAGTCACATTTTATCATTCATGAGAGAAAACACACAGGGGAGAAACCCTATGAGTGTCAGGAGTGTAGGAAAACTTTTATTCAGAAATCAAAACTTACCGCACATCAGAAGATACACACAGAAGGAAACAGCTGAAAAATACTATGTATTGGGAACTTCTTTTGGAATTCATCCTTTAGAATAATTGGATAATTCACACAAGGCAAAACATTTAGGAATATCATCTAAATCAGAAAATTTTGGTCACAGTCTGCCttgacagaaaacaaaagacacagaaatTCTTTAAATCTATAAGGGAGAGATTTTGACAGCATGTCAGACTTAACTAAGTACCAGACAACCGACAAATTATAAAATCTGAGGGAGACCATTCGTTCAGAAGTCCTGCTAGATTGCAAAACACAGAAATCACATGAGAGAAAtcctataaaaacaaatgagtatCAGGAAGTTTTCTGACAGGGCAGCCATCGGTAGATGCCAAAGCTCACCTGAGACGCTCCTATCAGTCCCCTTCCTGAGCATTCCGAAACCGCTGACACCAGGTGCACTTGGAGCACTCAGAGGTGTAACTGCATAGACCACCTGTATCGAGAAGTGCTGCTTCCATGAACTGCAGATCCACGATGCCAGGCTAGAACCTTTGCAAGCATTCCAGATATGTGCAAGTTTCTTGacaaaaattcaaggaaaatCTGTATTGAGTGGGGTTAACAGATACGCCAGAAGTCATGTTGCAGCAATTAGATTCTGAggggttttctttgctttttgagttttctttgttttttttattttaaagaaacctACCAATGTCCAgacattttaaagctttttaaaaagcataaacacATTGAAAAAACCAGGTGACATCCTTGCACACATGTGAAGAATCCTTTAGTATGTAGAACTAATGTGAGTCAGCGCACTGCAAGACAGACTGTGGATGTTTATGTGCACGTGGATCCATCCgtatttgtacataaggaaataTGTAGCTTTGGTTCAGTAGTTTCCATGAATGTGAACATACTTCACATTACATCTGGGCAGTGACTCCTGCTGTTATtctaatgtgtattttaaatgtaatattcttttaaaattgtaacgcttctttttctcctatttttttgtattttttaatgaatatagaCGTTACTGAACCAATTGTTAAGAAAGGTCAGTGAATTTTACATTAGGGGCACATTTATTcataagaaaagacaaattatttttaaaaacagctaaaAACAATGCTATGTAAAGTAGTAGTATCTATCTTACTGTTGATATTTTAGCGGGGTGCAGAGCTATCTGCATTggaattttgtatgttttaagaATGTTCTTCACTGCCTTTTTCTTCACAGTAGAAGCAACATTGTAGTGGTTAAGAGTGGGAACTCCAAACTCTTTTGGCCACAGCTCAAATTCCAGCATGGGGCAtgccacttaacctctctgtgcctctctttccttttctataaaagaGAAGTGATAATGATGGGATTGCTTTGAGgtataaatgagttaatatttttagAGCACTTAGAATGGTGTCTGAGACACAAGAAAAGCACATGTTACATACTATTATCATTATAATTTGTATATCTTCAATaatgctggagaaaaaaaaagtttgctaccAGCATTCACCACTTACTTTATTGCTGTAGTGCCTTGGTTTGGCTTGGTTGTGCATTTTCCCACAAGTGATTCAGATATTCAGATGGGACCCAAAGCCTGTTTCTGTAGCATACAAGCCAAGAGTGTTTTTGCATTTCTAAGTGGGTGGAagcaaataaagaatattttgtgacatgtgaaatTATATTcgaatttcagtgtccataaataaattttagaacactATTAGAACACTAATAAATATCATTTATCTCTTTTGCCTGAGGCTGCCTTCAGCACTACAAGAGAAGAGTTGAGTAGTtctgacagagaccatatggctcACAGAGCCTACACAGCTACTGTCTGGCACTTT encodes the following:
- the LOC131829019 gene encoding zinc finger protein 25-like, whose translation is MNKYQGPVTFKDVTVEFSREEWQLMNDAQRTLYREVMQENYGLLVSVGYRVNKSNSVFKLKQGKEPWILEVEFPHRNYPEDLWKIHDRGAKCQESRAENSRNEELTKHQQTQAREKIHKCNECGKSFCQKSILVIHQHIHSKDKPRECGESGSRNGDRTVQQKTPTREKTYECKECKKTFYHLSSLSRHLRTHAGEKPYECNQCEKSFYQKPHLVEHQKTHTGEKPFECNECGKFFYVKAYLMVHQKTHTGEKPYECKECRKSFSQKSHLTVHQRTHTGEKPYKCKECGKFFSRNSHLKTHQRTHTGEKPYGCKECGKCFYQKSALTVHQRTHTGEKPFECNKCGKNFYYKSDLTKHQRKHTGEKPYECHECGKSFSVNSVLRLHQRTHTGEKPYECKECGKSFSQKSHFIIHERKHTGEKPYECQECRKTFIQKSKLTAHQKIHTEGNS